From a region of the Trichoderma atroviride chromosome 6, complete sequence genome:
- a CDS encoding uncharacterized protein (EggNog:ENOG41) produces MSGLHFGICIDDRSTHPLFDEYQEIDQDHHRALLVRVAVVFVLLRRLQGPATHLHPPKRRPVDGSHSLLVVRSLSLRARINLPKYLDMASQQQEIRLRSSAVDRSPAAESATATRARTTTFASSSSSSPGISRSHSASSSSTVDTTDAMLPPPLPRSDSFNRGRSRASPSVSRHKNRLSLTLPVALQLADDPRLADSPAIMTASALASSVPQTPLETPASVATSPSNANEFIIAIAAQERRVLELKEELAQAEVELAKLKKQWASEEVYRKRSDSQRAELFGSSQGSIDDDALVASRRSVELDRRKQILHGQTTPAQSRRRVMRGGHARTLSLLSPVRTDSVFSLNEVTQADPIALPTVEQRMAQLTNPTLSKRSSWQPRSQQSVASVVGVPSIVEDFKLGFRAFVEDIRQITVGDEPVNGQLQRPLSTSIASAREQDTIRPRRPHPKLTEPPS; encoded by the exons ATGAGTGGCCTGCACtttggcatctgcatcgACGACCGCAGCACGCACCCTCTCTTCGATGAATACCAGGAGATAGACCAGGACCACCACAGAGCGCTCCTTGTCCGAGTAGCCGTCGTCTTCGTTCTCTTGCGGCGCCTCCAGGGCCCAGCCACTCATTTGCACCCTCCCAAACGCCGTCCGGTTGATGGCAGCCACTCTCTACTAGTCGTCCGATCGTTGTCGCTCCGAGCTCGCATCAATCTCCCGAAATATCTCGACATGgcctcgcagcagcaggaaatcCGCCTCCGCTCGTCTGCGGTCGATCGCAGCCCGGCTGCCGAGTCGGCTACGGCCACACGTGCGCGAACCACCACGTTcgcttcatcctcctcatcctccccTGGAATCTCACGATCGCACAGTgcgtccagctcgtccaccGTGGATACCACCGATGCGATGCTTCCGCCGCCGCTTCCTCGCAGCGATTCCTTCAATCGAGGCCGCTCTCGTGCATCTCCATCCGTCTCTCGCCACAAGAACCGCCTCTCCCTTACTCTTCCCGTTGCCCTGCAGCTTGCAGATGACCCCAGGCTGGCCGACTCACCGGCCATAATGACTGCGTCAGCATTGGCTTCGTCTGTTCCTCAAACGCCACTGGAGACTCCTGCCAGTGTCGCGACTTCTCCATCTAATGCAAATGAATTCATAATAGCAATTGCAGCTCAGGAGCGGAGAGTCTTGGAGTTGAAGGAGGAACTTGCTCAGGCCGAGGTTGAGCTGGCAAAACTGAAGAAGCAGTGGGCTTCAGAGGAGGTCTACCGCAAGAGGAGTGATAGCCAGAGAGCTGAACTCTTTGGAAGCTCCCAGGGCAGCATTGACGACGATGCCTTGGTGGCGTCACGACGCAGCGTCGAATTGGATCGCCGGAAGCAAATCCTTCACGGCCAAACCACTCCCGCACAGTCCCGCCGCAGGGTGATGCGCGGCGGCCACGCCCGTaccttgtctcttctttcccctgTCCGGACAGACAGCGTATTCTCTCTCAATGAAGTCACACAGGCAGACCCGATCGCCCTCCCAACGGTGGAACAGAGAATGGCCCAGCTCACCAACCCGACCCTGTCGAAACGCTCGTCCTGGCAACCACGGTCTCAGCAAAGTGTAGCATCCGTTGTCGGCGTCCCTTCCATCGTCGAAGACTTTAAGCTAGGATTCCGCGCCTTTGTAGAGGATATTCGCCAGATTACCGTGGGAGATGAACCGGTCAACGGCCAGTTGCAGCGACCCTTGTCGACGTCCATCGCCAGTGCTCGTGAGCAAGATACGA TACGGCCACGTCGACCTCATCCCAAGCTAACAGAACCCCCGAGCTGA
- a CDS encoding uncharacterized protein (EggNog:ENOG41), which produces MSGLHFGICIDDRSTHPLFDEYQEIDQDHHRALLVRVAVVFVLLRRLQGPATHLHPPKRRPVDGSHSLLVVRSLSLRARINLPKYLDMASQQQEIRLRSSAVDRSPAAESATATRARTTTFASSSSSSPGISRSHSASSSSTVDTTDAMLPPPLPRSDSFNRGRSRASPSVSRHKNRLSLTLPVALQLADDPRLADSPAIMTASALASSVPQTPLETPASVATSPSNANEFIIAIAAQERRVLELKEELAQAEVELAKLKKQWASEEVYRKRSDSQRAELFGSSQGSIDDDALVASRRSVELDRRKQILHGQTTPAQSRRRVMRGGHARTLSLLSPVRTDSVFSLNEVTQADPIALPTVEQRMAQLTNPTLSKRSSWQPRSQQSVASVVGVPSIVEDFKLGFRAFVEDIRQITVGDEPVNGQLQRPLSTSIASAREQDTSKPNHDTTTSTRTSSNEGSSTATSTSSQANRTPELKPKTGRGKQFSWTPLGFDSVDDTDWSNWDSPVSTKSARWSGSTVNSSGIDDIPEKEDEEDAKPARKSDTLLLSPALEDLLPSVVHHLSPSNLKRTANNLMDEWEKSLVAPESRHKETTV; this is translated from the exons ATGAGTGGCCTGCACtttggcatctgcatcgACGACCGCAGCACGCACCCTCTCTTCGATGAATACCAGGAGATAGACCAGGACCACCACAGAGCGCTCCTTGTCCGAGTAGCCGTCGTCTTCGTTCTCTTGCGGCGCCTCCAGGGCCCAGCCACTCATTTGCACCCTCCCAAACGCCGTCCGGTTGATGGCAGCCACTCTCTACTAGTCGTCCGATCGTTGTCGCTCCGAGCTCGCATCAATCTCCCGAAATATCTCGACATGgcctcgcagcagcaggaaatcCGCCTCCGCTCGTCTGCGGTCGATCGCAGCCCGGCTGCCGAGTCGGCTACGGCCACACGTGCGCGAACCACCACGTTcgcttcatcctcctcatcctccccTGGAATCTCACGATCGCACAGTgcgtccagctcgtccaccGTGGATACCACCGATGCGATGCTTCCGCCGCCGCTTCCTCGCAGCGATTCCTTCAATCGAGGCCGCTCTCGTGCATCTCCATCCGTCTCTCGCCACAAGAACCGCCTCTCCCTTACTCTTCCCGTTGCCCTGCAGCTTGCAGATGACCCCAGGCTGGCCGACTCACCGGCCATAATGACTGCGTCAGCATTGGCTTCGTCTGTTCCTCAAACGCCACTGGAGACTCCTGCCAGTGTCGCGACTTCTCCATCTAATGCAAATGAATTCATAATAGCAATTGCAGCTCAGGAGCGGAGAGTCTTGGAGTTGAAGGAGGAACTTGCTCAGGCCGAGGTTGAGCTGGCAAAACTGAAGAAGCAGTGGGCTTCAGAGGAGGTCTACCGCAAGAGGAGTGATAGCCAGAGAGCTGAACTCTTTGGAAGCTCCCAGGGCAGCATTGACGACGATGCCTTGGTGGCGTCACGACGCAGCGTCGAATTGGATCGCCGGAAGCAAATCCTTCACGGCCAAACCACTCCCGCACAGTCCCGCCGCAGGGTGATGCGCGGCGGCCACGCCCGTaccttgtctcttctttcccctgTCCGGACAGACAGCGTATTCTCTCTCAATGAAGTCACACAGGCAGACCCGATCGCCCTCCCAACGGTGGAACAGAGAATGGCCCAGCTCACCAACCCGACCCTGTCGAAACGCTCGTCCTGGCAACCACGGTCTCAGCAAAGTGTAGCATCCGTTGTCGGCGTCCCTTCCATCGTCGAAGACTTTAAGCTAGGATTCCGCGCCTTTGTAGAGGATATTCGCCAGATTACCGTGGGAGATGAACCGGTCAACGGCCAGTTGCAGCGACCCTTGTCGACGTCCATCGCCAGTGCTCGTGAGCAAGATACGAGTAAGCCGAACCATGATACTACCACCTCCACTAGGACCAGCAGTAATGAAGGTTCCAGTACGGCCACGTCGACCTCATCCCAAGCTAACAGAACCCCCGAGCTGAAGCCAAAGACTGGGAGAGGGAAGCAATTCTCCTGGACACCGCTTGGTTTCGACTCTGTTGACGATACTGATTGGTCCAACTGGGATTCCCCCGTCTCCACCAAGTCTGCCCGCTGGAGTGGTTCTACCGTTAATAGCAGTGGCATTGATGACATTCCGGAaaaggaggatgaggaagatgccaAGCC GGCGCGAAAATCCGATACATTGCTTCTTTCACCAGCGCTGGAGGACCTACTTCCTAGCGTGGTTCATCATTTATCCCCGAGCAACCTTAAGAGGACGGCCAACAATCTGATGGACGAGTGGGAAAAGTCACTGGTGGCTCCTGAGTCTCGACACAAGGAGACCACTGTATAG